The window TCCCGCCTCCTGAACAGAATTCGCACCGGCACGCCCTTGAAACCCAATGCCCGTCGGACTTCGTTCTCCAGGTACCGCCGGTAGCCCGGGGAAACCAGCCCGGGATCGTTTACGAACAAGAGGAAGGCGGGCGGCCCGGTCGCCACCTGGGTACAGTACATCAGTTTCAGCCGTTTCCCTTTCCGGGCCGGCGGCGGAGAAATCATGAAAGCGTCCTGCAAGATGCGGTTCAGCATGCTCGTGGGGATCTGCCGCCGGTATTCACCCATTACGCTTTCCACCGTATCGAGGATTTTCGGCACCCCGAGACCGGACACCGCCGAAACGCACAGCACCGGGGCATAACCGATGAAGATCAGCTCCCGGCGCACTTCTTCCTGATAGCGGGAGGCCGACACCCCGCTCCCTTCGGCCAGGTCCCACTTGTTCACCACGATGATGGTGCCTTTCCCGGCCTCCTCGGCCAGCCCCGCGATCCGCTGGTCCTGGTTTGTCACCCCGTCGGTGAAGTCCAGCACAACCAGCGCCAGGTCCGAACGCTCCAGGGCCTTTTTGGCCCGGAGTACGCTGTAGTACTCGATTGATTCCCGGATCCTGGCCTTGCGGCGCATGCCCGCGGTGTCGATGAACACGTATTCCCGGCCGTCCCGGCGGAACAACGTATCGACGGCGTCCCTGGTGGTGCCGGGGACGTCGCTCACGATCACGCGTTCCTCGCCTAGGATGGCGTTCACCAGTGAAGACTTCCCGACGTTCGGCCGGCCCACCACCGCGATCCGCACCGGCTCGGACCGGGGTTCATCGGCCCCGGCCGGCATCCCGGCCACCACCAGGTCCAAAAGATCCCCGATATTAAGTCCCTGGGCGGCCGAAACCGGTACCGGCTCTCCCAGCCCCAGCCGGTAAAAGTCGGCCAGCGGCAAGGGCCGACTGAAATCGTCGACTTTGTTCACCACCACCAGCACCGGCTTGCTGGAACGGCGCAAGAGCGCGGCCACCTGGACGTCCTCTTCCAGCAAACCGGCGTTCCCGTCCAGAACGTAGAGGATCAGTTGGGCCTCCGCCATCGCCCGTCGCACCTGATCGAAGACCCGGTTGGCCATATCCTCGCCAGCCTGGCTTTCGATCCCGCCCGTATCCACCAGGATGAAGTGTCGTCCGGCCCAGTCCACCTCCTGGTACAGCCGGTCCCGGGTGACCCCGGGTTCGGCGTCAACCACGGCGGCCTGCCGGCCCAGTATCCGGTTAAAAAGCGTGGACTTGCCCACGTTGGGGCGGCCCACAATGGCCACCACCGGCTTGGTCACAATCCGGTTCCCCCTTGAGTTTTTCTGTTGACTGACCTTCGTTCATGCCCCCGATCAAAGCTGCGATACTCCCTGATGATCAGCCTTACCAGTTCCCGCGGCCCGGAAGCACCAACGACGGGGGCTCCGAGTTGCCGACCCAGTTCGGCCGTGGTCATGTCGTCCAGGAATGCGTGACCATCCTTGAGCGCAGAACCCGGCACTACCACCAGATCGGCGGGGGGTCCACCCGCCAGCTGTTCTGCGATGTCGCCCCCCGAAAGCAGGCCGCTGACCGTGACCGTTTGGCCGAAGAATTCGTTGTTGATCACGGCCAGGCGCACCTCGAGCCCATCCACCCGGTTCAGCCGCTTCACCAGAGGCTCGACAAGCGCCTCGGCCAATCGCCCGCTGACTACGGTCACCCTCCGGGGAGGCACCCGGTCGGGCAGCCCTGGTTCCACCGCCGACCACTCGTCCAGGAAGAGCCTGACCATCCCGATCCCGTTCTCTAACTGCGGAAAGCCGTCGTAGGCCTCGGCTGGCGGTACGTCGCACCCTGCGAGCAGGTAGAACTCGTCGGCCGCATACACAAAGGATTTGCCGTAACGTTTCCGGTACTGCCCCTGCCAGGCGGCAACCGCCGCCACCAACGCCTGCGCTCCGGGAGCGGTGAAACCGCTAAGGGGGTAAAGCCCTTCCCGGTAGCGGGTCCGGCCCACCGGTACCACACCCACCGACTGGACCGAAGGCCAGAGGGTCGCCAGGTCTTTCACCGTGCGCGACAGTTCATCCCCGTCATTTAAGCCCGGGCAGAGCACCACCTGGGTATGCACCTCGATGCCTGCCGCCTTGAGCAGGCGCAACTGGCCCATAATCCCCCCGGCGCGGGGGTGGCCCATCAGCCGGCGGCGCAGGGCCGGGTTCGTGGTGTGGACCGAAACATACAGTGGGCTCAAGCGCTGGCCGGCGATGCGCCTCAGGTCCCGTTCATCCACGTTGGTGAGGGTGATGAAGTTGCCTTCCAGAAATGAAAGCCGGTAGTCGTCGTCCTTGATATACAGGGATGACCGCAGTCCAGGCCGCATCTGGTCCACGAAGCAAAACAGGCACCGGTTCCGGCAGCGGTTCATTTTCGGAAAAGGTGCGACGAAACTCAAACCCAGGTCCTCGCCGTCTTCCTTGTCAATCTCCAGGAGCCATTGCTCCCCGTCCTTCTTGGCCACCAGCACATTGAGCCGCTCGTCGGTTGAATAGAATCGGTAGTCGATCAAATCCTCGAGGACGACGCCGTTAATGGCGATGACCCGGTCACCGGGGGCCAGCTCTAACTCTGCGGCGATGCTGCCCGGCCGTACTGCCTGTACAACCAAGCCCTCTGACAATCCCGGCCCCTCCTTTACTACCAGCATTATCCCCCAGTTCGCCTGAGCCGTCAACGCTGATCGACCGGGAGGGGAACAGGCGCCTGCTTTCCAGCCGTTCCAGCAGCCACCGGCCGACCCCGTAGAACCCGATGCGGTAACAAAAAGCCGCCAGTCGGAGCTTGGAGTCCGGCGGCACGGTGATCCGGTGCACGGCGTATAGTTCTTGTCCGATGTCAAACATGTCGCAGAAAGTGCCGATCAGCCGGGGGAGCAGTCTCTGGTCCGCCCGTGCCCAGACGGCGTACACCTCCCGGTCTTCCGGGTCTCTCCCGGTGTATATGAACCGGTACTGGTGATCAAGAAAGGTCAACGAACCAGTGCGGGTTTTCCCTTCCCCACCGGTTGCGGCGGCCGCCCGGTCCAGCGCGAAAAGGCCTGCCAGCGGCGTATTGTGCACATAAAAGACTTTCAATCCTCCGGCAACTCCTTCTTGGCCTCGTCCACCAGCCCGACCACTTTCCGGTAGGCCTTGCGCGACCCCCAGGTGACCAGAAACCTCCCGATGGCCTTGAGCCCCATTCCTCGGGACAGGTATCCGCCCAACTGCATCGCCCAGTTCAGGGCAGGGGTAGAATCCACCACTTTCAGACCGGTCTGGAGGCCGAACGCCGAGTACAGTCCGGCCAGGATCATCTCCGTTTCCGCCCCGTGATTGCGGCGTCCAACGATGTAGACCTGGTGCCCGGCCGGATCCTGCCCGTAATAGTGGATCCGGCCGTAATCATCACCGTCCTGCTTGTCGTAAAGCGGCAGGGATAAAAGCTTA is drawn from Candidatus Desulforudis audaxviator MP104C and contains these coding sequences:
- the der gene encoding ribosome biogenesis GTPase Der; amino-acid sequence: MTKPVVAIVGRPNVGKSTLFNRILGRQAAVVDAEPGVTRDRLYQEVDWAGRHFILVDTGGIESQAGEDMANRVFDQVRRAMAEAQLILYVLDGNAGLLEEDVQVAALLRRSSKPVLVVVNKVDDFSRPLPLADFYRLGLGEPVPVSAAQGLNIGDLLDLVVAGMPAGADEPRSEPVRIAVVGRPNVGKSSLVNAILGEERVIVSDVPGTTRDAVDTLFRRDGREYVFIDTAGMRRKARIRESIEYYSVLRAKKALERSDLALVVLDFTDGVTNQDQRIAGLAEEAGKGTIIVVNKWDLAEGSGVSASRYQEEVRRELIFIGYAPVLCVSAVSGLGVPKILDTVESVMGEYRRQIPTSMLNRILQDAFMISPPPARKGKRLKLMYCTQVATGPPAFLLFVNDPGLVSPGYRRYLENEVRRALGFKGVPVRILFRRRESK
- a CDS encoding DUF512 domain-containing protein; this translates as MSEGLVVQAVRPGSIAAELELAPGDRVIAINGVVLEDLIDYRFYSTDERLNVLVAKKDGEQWLLEIDKEDGEDLGLSFVAPFPKMNRCRNRCLFCFVDQMRPGLRSSLYIKDDDYRLSFLEGNFITLTNVDERDLRRIAGQRLSPLYVSVHTTNPALRRRLMGHPRAGGIMGQLRLLKAAGIEVHTQVVLCPGLNDGDELSRTVKDLATLWPSVQSVGVVPVGRTRYREGLYPLSGFTAPGAQALVAAVAAWQGQYRKRYGKSFVYAADEFYLLAGCDVPPAEAYDGFPQLENGIGMVRLFLDEWSAVEPGLPDRVPPRRVTVVSGRLAEALVEPLVKRLNRVDGLEVRLAVINNEFFGQTVTVSGLLSGGDIAEQLAGGPPADLVVVPGSALKDGHAFLDDMTTAELGRQLGAPVVGASGPRELVRLIIREYRSFDRGHERRSVNRKTQGGTGL
- a CDS encoding DUF3189 family protein, producing the protein MKVLYHCFGGTHSSVLAAAVHTGMLAPDEIPTPDKLLSLPLYDKQDGDDYGRIHYYGQDPAGHQVYIVGRRNHGAETEMILAGLYSAFGLQTGLKVVDSTPALNWAMQLGGYLSRGMGLKAIGRFLVTWGSRKAYRKVVGLVDEAKKELPED